Proteins co-encoded in one Plasmodium reichenowi strain SY57 chromosome 10, whole genome shotgun sequence genomic window:
- a CDS encoding OTU-like cysteine protease, putative (part of same gene as PRSY57_1030700A.1, PRSY57_1030700B~transcript variant 2; alternatively spliced~gap found within coding sequence) encodes MSKKKRANQQKRKKKTEKKKNVKLQNEKNYNNIESERGEITYSLINDYHDTNFKKNFYIKSIRTDGNCLFRAVSDQLYNHEENYKEIRKKVVEHLLKNEELYKNFIEYDESYKSYIE; translated from the exons atgagtaaaaaaaaacgaGCGAATCAACAAaagaggaaaaaaaaaacagagaaaaagaaaaatgtaaaGTTACAGAAtgaaaaa AATTACAACAATATAGAATCCGAAAGAGGAGAAATTACCTATTCATTG ATAAATGATTATCATGACACAaactttaaaaaaaatttttatataaaaagcATAAGGACAGATGGAAACTGCTTATTTAGGGCTGTGTCAGATcaattatataatcatGAAGAGAATTACAAAGagataagaaaaaaagtG GTGGAACATTTATTGAAAAATGAAGAACTGTATAAGAATTTTATTGAGTATGATGAAAGTTATAAATCGTATATAGAAAG
- a CDS encoding OTU-like cysteine protease, putative (part of same gene as PRSY57_1030700A.2, PRSY57_1030700B~transcript variant 1; alternatively spliced~gap found within coding sequence) gives MSKKKRANQQKRKKKTEKKKNNYNNIESERGEITYSLINDYHDTNFKKNFYIKSIRTDGNCLFRAVSDQLYNHEENYKEIRKKVVEHLLKNEELYKNFIEYDESYKSYIE, from the exons atgagtaaaaaaaaacgaGCGAATCAACAAaagaggaaaaaaaaaacagagaaaaagaaaaat AATTACAACAATATAGAATCCGAAAGAGGAGAAATTACCTATTCATTG ATAAATGATTATCATGACACAaactttaaaaaaaatttttatataaaaagcATAAGGACAGATGGAAACTGCTTATTTAGGGCTGTGTCAGATcaattatataatcatGAAGAGAATTACAAAGagataagaaaaaaagtG GTGGAACATTTATTGAAAAATGAAGAACTGTATAAGAATTTTATTGAGTATGATGAAAGTTATAAATCGTATATAGAAAG
- a CDS encoding hypothetical protein (conserved Plasmodium protein, unknown function) gives YSDFYKNLYAFIESKSCYINLIYNCKREEETQVETKKKYKTTYSNYQKSSSVEKKKPDESSFNKIKEIVKEKFPKTSDKKIELYLKEIINDAPKENCSLHKILFVRNEQNIFVKHNLISYLFNFIDCKTLLKLKGCSKINSEVVSLYYRKILYTLPFKDDQIKTNIHYWRNVIDYFFCRCGNLKPLDRMNCPIVLKTLEQNKNFCVINPESMDSCIYISLDYFKENLITSCTHKKPLPHTCNVRNEISGIKNLKTEQIELNEFIHEYYKRLTINDDEIMWNVCYFRKSKEFLTILLFEFLKSMLTVLNKYNGKCIFKKTEYLVNCGHHITHRIWIQMFYEYGFESVDADKKKNMKNYPIIQQEDANNRTLYLTIADHYKWDA, from the exons aatatagcgatttttataaaaatctATATGCTTTCATTGAGTCCAAGAGTTGTTAcattaatttaatatataattgtaaaAGGGAAGAGGAAACACAAGTAgagacaaaaaaaaaatacaagaCAACTTATAGTAATTATCAAAAATCTTCAAGTGTCGAAAAGAAAAAGCCAGATGAAAGTTCTttcaataaaataaaagaaatagtAAAAGAGAAATTTCCCAAGACTTCTGATAAAAAAATCGAATTGTACCTCAAGGAAATCATAA ATGACGCACCGAAAGAAAATTGCTCTCTTCATAAAATTCTTTTCGTTAGgaatgaacaaaatatcTTTGTCAAGCACAATTTAATTagttatttatttaattttatagaTTGTAAAACATTATTGAAACTTAAAGGATGCTCTAAAATCAATAGTGAAGTTGTAAgtttatattatagaaaaatattatataccTTACCATTCAAAGATGATCAgataaaaacaaatatacaTTACTGGAGAAATGTAATagattattttttttgtcgATGTGGAAATCTTAAACCATTAGACAGAATGAATTGCCCCATAGTATTAAAAACGCtagaacaaaataaaaatttttgtGTTATAAATCCAGAATCTATGGATTcttgtatttatattagtTTAGACtattttaaagaaaatcTAATAACATCATGTACTCATAAAAAACCTCTACCTCATACTTGCAATGTTAGAAATGAAATTTCaggtataaaaaatttaaaaacaGAACAAATCGAACTAAATGAATTTATAcatgaatattataaacGATTAACAATCAATGATGATGAAATTATGTGGAATGTATGTTATTTTAGAAAATCCAAAGAATTCCTAACCATACTATTGTTCGAGTTCTTAAAAAGTATGCTCACCgttttaaataaatataacggaaaatgtatttttaaaaaaacagAATATCTAGTTAATTGTGGACATCATATTACACACCGAATATGGATACAAATGTTTTATGAGTATGGATTCGAATCGGTAGATGCcgacaaaaaaaaaaatatgaaaaattatcCTATTATTCAGCAGGAAGATGCTAATAATAGGACATTATATTTAACCATAGCTGATCATTATAAGTGGGACGCATAG
- a CDS encoding DEAD/DEAH box helicase, putative: MKEPIKNEMGDREINAENVFRNNNFKSKDCLLEENNIKDLNSTCSKNMVPPITVILKEENHTSNTYEMMENNKNIKNDDDNIKNDEDNNNNNICKSETYTYSVNNKKPKEDKAQNIPNGNTNNNIIIYTNKKNNENNNCLNDVINKYLNDLDNQEKVLPKGEHDKCRNDTNNINNTNNINNTNNINNTNIINVLNNTYNLNVPNNTNNINVLNNTNNINVLNNANNLNVPNNTCNINNNNYYYTVMNSEGDSLNKNYNNYFNDNNNSYIYHENKNINMNPYLNLQGYIYNTTIQEQQNGLCEQYIPYSTNNNDDHIDNFINEVYDEDSYSIYFSNLSDNMKNENYDNSNNKNNTCVTPLENIYEYKNLSQQQQCNDENNYYSQNKKRSTYSNDNKTNRPVIYTKENKYERGLYKTSYTKDKNNLYNNGKMKNYKYDEKKKDRKMDNNNNNKNNNNNNNKNNNNNNNKNNNNNNNNNNFYVERNITYNKNKKDNKFFYDDKKYKSHSEESECSIFNDDYYRVHCKLYGDEKINIPKPLINMEQLSKLCDEELYKNICLKGYCNMTTIQKYSIPVILKKINLLACSQTGSGKTFSFLCPIISNLKKENEIFRPHFPGSYACISPLCLILCPTRELVIQIQNEVNSLTKNMNIVCMSFYGGETMKDQVAQINEKQGDIIICTAGRLLDLLNSCKVSLSFIKYLIFDEADEMISLGLKKQMDEIIFQKDLSPKDTRQTIFFTATFSDKLKEDIEKYMSTPYIYLNIKQKRETKNRIREIVKYVPAKSKFIELLKDIKILKGQAIIFVELRHSINNVFNFLKTKGYNVDYLHGKMSQIRRQSVFENFRKKSVQILIATSIAARGLDFPDLELVINYDLPSEFEQYMHRIGRTGRIGKSGMAINYFNSSNKNIIDKLIDHLKKYDQPVPNWLLHFKK, encoded by the exons atgaaggaaccaataaaaaatgaaatggGAGATAGAGAAATAAATGCAGAGAATGTTTTTAGAAacaataattttaaaagtAAGGATTGTTTACTAGAAgagaataatattaaagatTTAAATTCTACATGTTCTAAAAATATGGTCCCTCCTATAACAGTTATATTGAAGGAAGAAAATCATACTTCCAACACATATGAAATGatggaaaataataaaaatattaaaaatgatgatgataatattaaaaatgatgaagataataataataataatatttgtaaaaGTGAAACTTATACTTACAgtgtaaataataaaaaaccAAAAGAAGACAAAGCACAAAATATACCAAATGGgaatacaaataataacattattatttataccaataaaaaaaataatgaaaataataattgcTTAAATGatgttataaataaatatttaaatgatttAGATAATCAAGAAAAGGTATTACCTAAAGGTGAACATGATAAATGTCGAAATGATAcaaacaatataaataatacaaacaatataaataatacaaacaatataaataatacaaacattataaatgttttaaataatacatacaatttaaatgttccaaataatacaaacaatataaatgttttaaataatacaaacaatataaatgttttaaataatgcaaacaatttaaatgttccaaataatacatgtaatattaataataataattattattatactGTAATGAACAGTGAAGGGGATAGtcttaataaaaattataataattattttaatgataataataactcttatatttatcatgagaataaaaatataaatatgaatcCCTATTTAAATCTACAaggatatatttataatacaaCTATACAAGAACAACAAAATGGGTTATGTGAACAATACATCCCATATAGTAccaataataatgatgatcacatagataattttattaatgaGGTGTACGATGAGGATTCCtatagtatatatttttcaaatttaagcgataatatgaaaaatgaaaattatgataatagtaataataaaaataatacttGTGTGACACCCCTcgaaaatatatatgaatataagAACTTATCACAGCAACAACAATgtaatgatgaaaataattattattcacaaaataaaaaaagaagcACTTATTCAAACGATAATAAAACGAATAGGCCTGTCATATATActaaagaaaataaatatgaaagaGGTTTATATAAAACTTCATATAcaaaagataaaaataatttatataacaatggtaaaatgaaaaattataaatatgatgaaaaaaaaaaagatagaaaaatggataataataataataataaaaacaataataataacaataataaaaacaataataataacaataataaaaacaataataataacaataataataataatttttatgttgagagaaatattacatacaataaaaacaaaaaggataacaaatttttttatgatgataaaaaatataaaagcCATTCTGAAGAATCTGAATGTAGTATATTCAATGATGATTATTATCGTGTTCACTGTAAGTTATATGgtgatgaaaaaataaatattccTAAAccattaataaatatggaACAATTAAG TAAATTATGTGATGAAgaattatacaaaaatatatgcCTGAAAGGTTACTGTAATATGACTACTATCCAAAAATATTCGATCCCAgtaattttaaaaaaaataaatcttTTAGCATGTTCGCAAACAGGAAGTGGCAAGAcgttttcttttttatgtCCTATCATATCGAACcttaaaaaagaaaacgAGATATTCCGTCCTCACTTTCCTGGATCGTATGCCTGTATATCACCTTTATGTTTAATACTCTGTCCAACACGAGAATTGGTAATACAGATACAAAACGAg GTTAATAGCTTAAcgaaaaatatgaatatagTTTGCATGTCCTTTTATGGAGGGGAAACGATGAAGGACCAA GTTGCCCAGATAAATGAAAAACAGGGagatattataatttgtaCCGCAGGAAGACTATtagatttattaaataGTTGTAAAGTTAGTCtttcatttataaaatatttaattttcGATGAAGCTGATGAAATGATTTCTCTAGGCTTGAAAAAACAAATGGACGAAATAATTTTCCAAAAGGATTTAAGTCCTAAGGATACGAGACAgacaatattttttactgCCACATTCTCGGATAAGTTAAAGGAGgatatagaaaaatatatgagcaccccatatatatatttgaatataaaacaaaagaGGGAGACGAAGAATAGAATAAGAGAG ATTGTTAAATATGTTCCTGCAAAATCCAAATTTATTGAACTTTTAAAGgatattaaaatattaaaaggGCAAGCCATAATATTTGTAGAATTAAGGCACTCGATAAATAACgtatttaattttttaaagacAAAAGGTTATAATGTGGATTATTTGCATGGTAAAATGAGTCAG ATTAGGAGACAATCCGTTTTTGAAAATTTCAGAAAAAAATCTGTTCAAATACTTATAGCTACATCAATAGCTGCAAGAGGTTTAGATTTTCCAGATTTAGAATTAGTAATAAATTATGATCTACCTTCAGAATTTGAACAATATATGCACAGAATAGGAAGGACCGGAAGGATAGGTAAAAGTGGTATGGcaataaattattttaatagttcaaataaaaatattatagatAAACTTATTGATCATTTGAAGAAATATGATCAACCTGTTCCCAATTGGTTGCTTCACTTcaagaaataa
- a CDS encoding hypothetical protein (conserved Plasmodium protein, unknown function) has product MLNEEKLGEENDLDKFNNDVNEDIIKDDVNKSKEKKKKKKVQFSDNNETIYYEKDESENSYFNFTLNNFNYFECFYNDIYGDHFNDQIIRNNQYNENNGDEEDDDGEDDDGEDDDGEDDDGEDDDGEDDDGVDGDDDDDQNNKGENIENNINDEGNKSEEINHTNNNCNNNKNTILNGINNINNNNNTTNLKKKKKKKKKNIDNCIYNNEQASKNIVSLKKSGNNNNNIDDLKSGKKNCLLSNIFISHDENNNLKKKKKNLGNITNDNFKREKFHQSFNEDSSFEIHNIHTAILNAEERTIHYSKDYFGYDIEPFNMKNELTQGYIDKDGNYIYNESDNDEVEEAWLKSVDEQDPLSTFSNNTLQAQKFQETQSKFHMSYDKLNNNILSINIFDALYSLSCLLIDEKETPIKAMIRYKNDLKVCKNYLNEYQIKIDKINSLSINPNAEQNIQSTKENEQNGKTLQTDSVGKRNLVQVRIRSKSSIHHDEEGNEEESLNVVEQNEDDGIEKNDNDVIKQNDNDVIEKNDNDVIKQNDNDVIEQNDNGVIEQNDNGVIEQNDNGVIKQNDNDVIKQNDNDVIKQNDNDVIKQNNNDVIEQNNNDAVEQNNNDAVEQNNHDAVEQNNNNMVEQNNSDVKVAENNLIDPPGDKQHITINNSEEESIGNNKKSEKQKNYNLDNNDEKKNIVYNERLQELENLQQMYQKITLDYKTIERRFNNLIDLTQKLTNEYKNVYFLTKREFETLCKKLEEYKENVDIHWELKWMNGVDNNVYGPYNYYDIYNFITTGIVTVLNPILLRRINNKNEVLENIWQMYDAVNYFIFVTNDNIKKKRKHDGLISKNKDQDSDNKQEDNENNKNNDDDNDDDDDDDDDDDDDDDDDDENDYDLINKKKKKKGLIQISKKKKKKKKEHYEENHIFNDDNNNQGHSSNNEEHSDNEDYYDNGYEF; this is encoded by the coding sequence atgcTGAATGAAGAAAAGCTAGGGGAGGAAAATGACTTGGATAAATTCAATAATGATGTTAATgaagatattataaaagatgatgttaataaaagtaaggaaaagaaaaaaaaaaaaaaagttcaATTTTCGGATAACAATGAAACGATATATTATGAGAAGGATGAAAGTGAAAATAgttattttaattttactttaaacaattttaattattttgaatgtttttataatgatatatatggTGATCATTTCAATGATCaaattataagaaataatcaatataatgaaaataatggTGATGAAGAAGATGATGATGGAGAAGATGATGATGGAGAAGATGACGATGGAGAAGATGACGATGGAGAAGATGACGATGGAGAAGATGACGATGGAGTAGATGGTGATGATGATGACGACCAGAATAATAAGGGTGAAAATATcgaaaataatattaatgatgaAGGTAATAAATCAGAAGAAATAAACcatacaaataataattgtaataataataaaaataccATATTGAATGGAattaacaatataaataataataataatacaactaatttaaaaaagaaaaagaagaaaaaaaaaaaaaatatagacaattgtatatataataacgAACAAGCTTCAAAAAATATCGTgtcattaaaaaaaagtggtaataataacaataatattgatgatttaaaaagtgggaaaaaaaattgcttattatctaatattttcatatcacatgatgaaaataacaacttaaaaaaaaaaaaaaaaaatttaggAAACATAACAAATGACAATTTTAAAAGGGAAAAATTTCATCAATCGTTTAATGAAGATTCTTCTTTCGAAATTCATAATATACACACAGCAATATTAAATGCTGAAGAAAGGACTATACATTATAGTAAAGATTATTTTGGTTATGACATTGAACCATTTAATATGAAGAATGAATTGACACAAGGATATATAGATAAAGATGgtaattatatttataatgaaTCCGATAATGATGAAGTTGAAGAAGCCTGGTTAAAATCTGTGGATGAACAAGATCCTCTTTCAACATTTTCGAATAATACATTACAAGCTCAAAAATTCCAAGAAACACAATCCAAATTTCATATGTCatatgataaattaaataataatatattatctattaatatatttgatgctttatattcattatcatgtttattaatagatgaaaaagaaacaCCTATTAAAGCTATGATcagatataaaaatgatttaaaaGTTTGTAAAAATTATCTTAACGAATATCAAATCAAGATAGATAAAATTAATTCCCTCTCTATAAATCCAAATGCTGAACAAAACATTCAGTCCACAAAAGAGAATGAGCAAAATGGGAAAACTCTCCAAACAGATTCTGTAGGTAAGAGAAATTTAGTGCAGGTCCGTATTAGGAGTAAATCGTCAATCCATCATGACGAAGAAGGGAACGAAGAAGAAAGCCTTAATGTGGTAgaacaaaatgaagatgatgggatagaaaaaaatgataatgatgttataaaacaaaatgataaCGATGTgatagaaaaaaatgataatgatgttataaaacaaaatgataatgatgtgatagaacaaaatgataatgGTGTGATAgaacaaaatgataatgGTGTGATAgaacaaaatgataatggtgttataaaacaaaatgataatgatgttataaaacaaaatgataatgatgttataaaacaaaatgataatgatgttataaaacaaaataataatgatgtGATAGAACAAAATAACAATGATGCGGTAGAACAAAATAACAATGATGCGGTAGAACAAAATAACCATGATGCGGtagaacaaaataataataatatggtggaacaaaataatagtGATGTAAAAGTTGCagaaaataatttgatAGACCCCCCCGGGGACAAACAACATATAACGATAAACAATTCAGAAGAGGAATCAATaggtaataataaaaaatcaGAGAAGCAGAAGAATTACAATCtggataataatgatgaaaaaaaaaatattgtatataatgAGAGGTTACAAGAATTAGAGAACTTACAACAAATGTATCAAAAGATTACTCTTGATTATAAAACTATAGAAAGACGGTTCAATAACCTAATAGATTTAACACAAAAGTTAacaaatgaatataaaaatgtgtaCTTTTTAACAAAACGCGAATTCGAAACATTATGTAAGAAACTTGaagaatataaagaaaacGTAGACATACATTGGGAATTAAAATGGATGAATGGTgttgataataatgtatatggtccttataattattatgatatatataattttataacaACTGGAATCGTAACTGTTCTAAATCCTATACTTCTAAgaagaataaataataaaaatgaagtattagaaaatatatgGCAAATGTATGATGCtgttaattattttatatttgttactaatgataatattaaaaagaagaGAAAGCATGATGGTCTAATTAGTAAAAACAAGGACCAAGATTCTGATAACAAGCAAGaagataatgaaaataataaaaacaatgatgatgataatgatgatgatgatgatgacgatgatgatgatgatgatgatgatgatgacgATGACGAGAATGATTATGATTTGatcaataaaaaaaaaaagaaaaaaggattaatacaaatatcgaaaaaaaaaaaaaaaaaaaaaaaagaacattatgaagaaaatcatatttttaatgatgataataataaccaAGGCCATTCTTCGAACAATGAAGAACATAGTGATAATGAGGACTATTATGATAATGGATATGAATTTTaa
- a CDS encoding protein phosphatase inhibitor 3, putative produces MCPMHSSSTTTTTYVQDTNTQNDTNENSSTIVRILKLAPQKVVRWDENTIDNENAQKKSSKVCCIYHKPKNFGESSDSESDLDSDVEQPDTQKKCNSSCQKDNPNNDKNEELELKK; encoded by the exons atgtgtCCTATGCATTCATCATCCACAACCACTACTACGTATGTTCAAGATACGAATACACAAAATGATACTAATGAAAACTCTAGTACAATTGTaagaatattaaaattgGCTCCACAGAAAGTTGTTAGATGGGATGAGAACACTAttgataatgaaaatgCTCAAAAGAAGTCATCCAAAG TATGCTGCATTTATCACAAACCAAAAAATTTTGGTGAAAGTTCTGATTCTGAATCGGATTTAGATTCAGATGTAGAACAACCAGATACCCAAA AAAAATGCAACTCAAGTTGCCAAAAGGACAATCCAAATAACGATAA GAATGAAGAAttagaattaaaaaaataa
- a CDS encoding OTU-like cysteine protease, putative (part of same gene as PRSY57_1030700A.2, PRSY57_1030700A.1~gap found within coding sequence), translated as LNNKEDNDSTKTFYETTENELTDENESAQSNNIKFTNKKSDENHRETYYNKLLKEEYNCYDYIERKKNGNNIFCFSDYEDDNNLTSYNVLHKIHNNIKIKRKNGRSKSMPNINDKFLYFFSKNNRNDKVESDSTIDNMNEKKSIEKKKTKKNVKRKINFVRYKSSGGMYYYTQYDNNNNNNNNNNNNNNNNNNNNNNKYEDILRSDDNNDNFSSSDTLCVDNVFSMYLLNNYVDRSKTPIVRFYFDKLFYKYLCLSSVMHIDHINNKCNSNKYYNNISHTNSLNNNNINCSEYYNFWNFNYLPNHPCNNNSNFLDESNLPKIGYISHYEVKHNFIKYKKKDDEDFTNFYSEKILYNTDNCSQDILYKNSNIDDTSISPNDKKNKKSFNNNYLYDDFNVINHSDINHNYYKSGNPFYSLYMKGNSSQDVNNKINTFENNNGNMNGNMNGNMNGNKNGNMNGNMNGNMNGNNNGNMNGNNNGNMNGNQINVYTMRVNNKISDHQTTCKNNTVYIEKDIKCVNNLFHNKEKHFNYYPHRDRIFNIIIDEYVISMESDLLCCYIGNKYNNILIRSKSNPNGKSEYNIDENIIYSTYTTHIIENNNRNNEEGSNNNINTSNVNMENNNIGEYHQDNHSRNTTNTNITKDQQTLLHLNSRDLSMKKKYQHKKFINMFSKDFYSKGLFQYLNADFILNDDKIKYIIPFFSNHNKINIFKKNIDSNHMYLYNYLMFYFYLNKDKILNKWKCSQNLYEEFLIKEKHKYYKFIKGKKYTSSIKSRDDQGVKIISI; from the coding sequence ctaaataataaagaagatAACGATTCTACCAAAACCTTTTACGAAACTACAGAAAACGAATTGACGGATGAAAATGAAAGTGCTCAATCtaataacataaaatttactaataaaaaaagtgaTGAGAATCATAGGGAAACTTATTATAATAAGTTGTTAAAGGAAGAATATAATTGCTATGATTATAttgaaagaaaaaaaaatggaaataatattttttgttttagtgattatgaagatgataataatttaacaTCTTATAATGTTCTACATAAAATTCATaacaatattaaaattaagaGAAAGAATGGTCGAAGTAAAAGTATGCCAAATATTAATGACaagtttttatattttttttctaagAATAATCGAAATGATAAGGTAGAAAGCGATAGCACGATAGATAACATgaatgaaaagaaaagtatagaaaaaaagaagactaaaaaaaatgtaaaaaggaaaattaattttgttCGATATAAGTCATCAGGTGgaatgtattattatacacaATATGacaataacaataataataataataacaataataataataataataataataataataataataataacaaatatgAAGATATCCTAAGaagtgatgataataatgataattttaGTAGTAGTGACACCTTGTGTGTGGATAATGTTTTTTCTATGTATCTTTTGAATAATTATGTAGATAGAAGTAAAACACCAATCGTCcgattttattttgataagttattttataaatatttgtgTTTATCAAGTGTTATGCATATAGatcatattaataataaatgtaatagtaataaatattataataatataagcCATACTAATAGtcttaataataataatattaattgtagtgaatattataatttttggAATTTTAACTACCTTCCAAATCATCCATGTAACAACAATAGTAATTTCTTAGATGAAAGTAATTTACCCAAAATAGGTTATATATCACACTATGAAGTTAaacataattttattaaatataagaaaaaggatgatgaagattttacaaatttttatagtgaaaaaattttatataacacTGATAATTGTTCCcaagatatattatataagaaCTCAAATATTGATGATACTTCTATAAGTCctaatgataaaaaaaataaaaaaagttttaataacaattatttatatgatgatTTCAATGTTATAAATCATTCAGATATtaatcataattattataaaagcGGGAACCcattttattctttatatatgaaagGAAATTCCTCACAAGATGTgaacaataaaataaatacattcgaaaataataatggtaATATGAATGGTAATATGAATGGTAATATGAATGGTAATAAGAATGGTAATATGAATGGTAATATGAATGGTAATATGaatggtaataataatggtaatatgaatggtaataataatggtaATATGAATGGTAATCAAATTAATGTTTATACTATGAGAGtcaataataaaatttcGGATCACCAGACCACTTGTAAAAACAACACTGTTTATATTGAAAAAGACATAAAATGTGTAAACaatttatttcataataaagagaaacattttaattattatccaCACCGTGACagaatttttaatattattattgatGAATATGTTATAAGCATGGAGAGCGATTTGTTATGTTGTTATATAggtaataaatataacaatatattgATAAGATCAAAAAGTAATCCAAACGGAAAGAGTGAATATAACattgatgaaaatataatatattcgACATATACTACACATAttattgaaaataataataggaATAATGAAGAGGGATcgaataataatataaatacttcaaatgtaaatatggaaaataataatattggTGAATATCATCAAGATAATCATAGTAGAAATACAacaaatacaaatataacaaaagaTCAACAAACACTTTTACATTTAAATTCAAGAGATTTATctatgaaaaaaaaatatcaacataaaaaatttattaatatgttttCTAAAGATTTTTATTCAAAAGGATTATTCCAATATTTAAATGctgattttattttgaatgatgataaaataaaatatattataccatttttttcaaatcataacaaaattaatatatttaaaaaaaacattgATAGTAatcatatgtatttatataattatctaatgttctatttttatttaaataaagacaaaatattaaataaatggAAGTGCTCacaaaatttatatgaagaattcctaataaaagaaaaacataaatattataaatttataaagggaaaaaaatatacatcCTCTATTAAAAGTAGGGATGACCAAGGAGTTAAAATTATATCTATATga